TCCCTCCTCCCCTAGCAACCTCCGAAACCAAACTCTCTCTTACAAACAGTAACCAAAGTTAGGGCAGAAGACCTTGGCGACCGACCCCAAAGATAGCCTGATATGTACAGGCTCGGGCTCCCCTTTGCAGCCCAGCCTTCACATGTCTCTGCCCGTGAGGAGCCCAAGTCACTAGGACGATAATAGGGCAGGCCTGGTGATCTGGCCCCTTGGGGATGTGGGCGAGACCCTgcggtgggaggaggaagggatgggACAGCTAATCCAAGCCTTTGGGCCAGGTCCGTGATGCCAGAGCAGGGCCAGGGCATTTGGCAATGGTACAAGGTATGGAGTGGGCTGGGAGGGAGTTATATAACCCAAAACCAACAGGGCTGCCAAATCCTTCTAGCGATTCTACTGGGAAGACAGTGTGATTTGGCAGGCTCAAAGCCAGGATTCCTGAATGCTATTTATATATATGGGGGAGGAGGGCACTGCTGAAGGGTTAGAGCAAAAGAAATGCTGTCAGCTATGACACTGGGGGGTCAGGACCCACTGCTGTGCCATGGTCTGGTGGTCTAATGTGAaacccaacagcagcaacagcatctgAAAGGGCTGAAGACCACCGACCTCCTACAGCTGCAAAAAAGGAACAGAGAACAGCAAGTAGCgtttcctttcccagttttcccagtcttaaatccCATTTCCCACATCCGTTGGCAATGTTTTAAAAAgacctcgtgaaaattcattagcatttctaACGAGAATTTCCCCTGGTACGCAAAGCTTTGCGTGCAAATTTGCCTAACGTTACACAGTATTGTCAAGCAATTCCCCTTCATACGACACAgtttgtatgttcttttcactatcatatgcatttatatgcacactttatcgcagcttgtgtgtgtgtgtttttggtacATGTTTCTTAGCTGGAGAgccacactgcaaaattcagagaagtgtgaattccaaaAGATGGCTGGGTTTCGGTTTGTGTGTTGCAATACcgtccaacattcctctgatgaaagtagggatgtcctgtttaataataataacaataacaataataataataccctaccccagccactctggacaggcttccaacatatataaaaacagcataaaatattaaacactaaaaaaaacttccgtgtacagggctgccttcacatgtattctaaaggttgtatcgtcacttatctccttggcttgggggttgcataactccataccctccaatattcatctgatgaaaatagggacatcctaaggaaaagcgagacattccgctatcaaaacagaaactggaaCAGGGACAAAATGGAGGGTCTGgtattgttttgaaaaatgcaaattgGGCATCTTTCCTTTGAAAGAGGACCTGCCTATGAGAGCCCACACCTGTGGTCTGAAATGGAGCAGTCTAGGCAGTTTAgtttattccccacccacccccaaataaacaaataaccttTTCATACTTACAGGCCATCATGATAGACATTTTGGTCACTAATCAATAATACACCTTATCAGGGtttgcccccctcctccaccctcaACCACCCCATTAACTTTGTGGATGTTGACCTCTAATAACTGGAGCAGAGCCTTTCCCTTCTCCCAAGCACACATTCTTATCAGCTTCCCCTGATTTAAAAGCATTCTTGTACTTCTGTATTTGGAAAGatgctccctcctccctcctccctcctccctcctccctctccccccccctctttaaatGGGATTGAGCTTTAAAAATAGAATGAGGACTTGGCAGGGGACTATCAGCATGTCCTTTCCTGGATGGAGAAGTAAACTGTATCTTTGTTTATTTGGGTGGCAGGTGAGTAGGGAGGTCAAGAGTGGTTGTCTCCAAAGGCCATGAAATAAACCATAAAAAGATAATCCTGGCAGATTAGCACATACACAACCAAGCGCACAAACTTCTAGGTGGTAACTGCCTGCTGTGTGTGTGctgttcctcccctctccccccagttTTCCTTTTAAAGCATTCCCCTCCACGTGAGACCACTTCCTAACATAACAGCACAAACCCCTCCAACGTGACCAAAGGTCAGAGCATCCAACACGTGTGGATGGCAGAGGAAACAGGAGACTTCTGGTCCGGGTAAAGCAGCCGATTCCCCTGAAACTCAGCCTGCAGGTTGCAACCCATTTCCACCTCATCAACCCAAAGGGTTGGGAGGGGAGCAGCGAGAAAGTTACAAACTGCAGCAAAATGAACTAACACGTATCACCCTATTACCCAAGGATCTCGTTTATTAGGTATGGGAAATATTAACTATGGATCAGATATTCAGTTAAGAtagggttgctgtatttcaaaaagtaaaaaccaggacccccccaaaaagttgacttgcctaagatccagtaCAAAGTGTCACCTTTTGGAGATCCCCCCCCCGActtcaattccacctttgaaatcctagTAATGTCCCCCTAGTTAAGCCCTAGTTAATATAAGACATATGGTGCAAGGCTACAGCCAATCTCACATTTAATcttggtttttattgttgttgttgttgtttagtcgtttagtcgtgtccgactcttcgtgaccccatggaccatagcacgccaggctatggtttttatagggggggggaatggcagcctaataatgaaataaaaatcataataacagtcctccccccccccactgttacaggccatagattatctattagccataggcctgggtaaataggaatgcttttgcctggtgctgtAAGAAATGTAAAGATGGTGCCAGATGAGCCACAGAAAAAGGTGGTATGAAATGGGCAatctatggtatgtattttttgtgtttcgatattgtaaactgccctgtgatcctcagatcaaaggcagtatagaaaatatagcaataataatacggtaataataataataataataataataataataataataataatgtagctcTGTACAGGGTAGCAACAAATCAGACTTccacttttaacaacaacaacaacaacaacaacaacaacaacaacaaagcagagcgGACCTATTCTCTCTCAACAGTATTCTGGCTGACAGACcttctcccatccaagtacttgCTTCACCTCTGAGATCAGACAATTTGGGAGAGTTCAGGATGTTCTGGCCGTAGGGTGGCTGACAGGTCTTCATAGACAAACCCACAAACTCTCCAAGCCAAACAGAAACTGAGGCCGCATCTGCTTTCCCTTCCCCATCCATTTTGGGAAAAACATTGCTTGCCCAATGCAGATACCGTACAGAGCGGCTCACGTTGACCAGACCCAACGTgtaagggagaggaggaggcagctgtagACTGGGTTGGGTGAAGCATCAATGTGAGGCTTACCAGCACACTTGTGGCCCAGGGAGGATATCATTTGGCTTGCTGTCCCTACAAGGCCCCTAGCCAAAAAACAGGAGTAGCTATTTGTTTTCCCATAGTGAGGATCATAATATGCTGACCTTTGCTCAGGGCCAAGAAGGGAGCGAGACTGTTAAGGCTTAGGCAGTtggtgaaaacaaacaaaacacacacacttattgccattttgttatttatacgaAGATTTATAACTTGCTTTCTCCACTCAAAAAAAAAAGTCGTCGGTCAAAGTGGcttataaaaatttaaaaggcatacaaaaacaacaacaatccatcaGTAAAAACACAAATGCAGCACAGAGCAAGAATACAATAAACCCAGGCTGACAGATTAAATTAAATTGAGCCGCAGCAGAAGCAAAAGCCACTGGGAAAAGAAAGCTTTTTGTTGGTAGAAGACAGAGAAGTCTtggggcaaggagttccacatgCAAAGGATCATCAGCTATGCCTCAGAAGGCAATGGGCCAGCAGGAAAGAGAGGTTTTAGCCCTTCCCACTTGCCTTTTGTAGGGGGAGTCAAAGGAGAGCACATTGCCATGCCTTCTGACTGCGCCCTACCAAATCGGACTGAGTTTCCATCTAGCTCCCTGCAGTATGCTCTAAAATACTCCAATCCCTTCATCATTTTATGGTGTGATCCTATGGAAATCTGCTCAGAGGTCCTTCTGTGGCCAATGAGACTTACTCTGAGGTGGGTATGTTGGATTGCAGGTTTAGTTGAACATTGCACAGTTGtgttgtgttcttttaaaaagcatactATCTAGCTCTATGATATGGGTCTATGATATTCCAAAAGTGGCTGTTCCAATGTATTCATATAAAGGCATTATGTGACTTggccctggatagctcagttggtagagcatgagactcttaaactcagggtggtgggttcgagccccatgttgggcgaaagattcctgcttttgcggggggttgtactagatgaccctcgtggtcccccTTGCAACTTGACAGTTCTGTTATTCTGTTATTCTGTTTTCAATCTCTTCAGTTCAAAACCAGGGTGCAACAGTTAACGTGGGCATCTGTACACACAGGCAGGCGTATCCCTTCCAAGAGGCCCAGAGATTCCTGCGAAAGGTGTAAAACCACAGAAACCTTGACAAGGAAGAACAAAATCATCACAAGGAAAGTTGTTAAAtgagctggaggtggggggggctgGGAGAAGACGGCTCATTAATTATCTAGCATTTCTCAGCTGTCAGAAAGGATAGTGACAGGAAGAGATACAGTATATGTGTTTGTGCATGTCTCTGCCAAGAGGGACAAGTAGAGCAGTTTCCAACATTTCTTGCCAACCTCTAGGCTGGATGCTTGAAACCCTGCGATCCAGAATCCAGGAAAAGGCCGCCCTGGGTCCATCGCATGCTTGGAATATtgtggggaaggagaagaaagggagaaatttCCCCAGCCAGGCCTTTTGTTTCCCGCAAACGGAGACTCTGCTATTTAGAAACAGGAGCCAGGGGGATTAGCGACAGGGACAGCAGCAATCCTTGTCACCAGGCTCCGGGCGGCTTGTATATCAGGGACAGGTTGTACACAGAGAGATTGGAGAGAAGAGGGTGAGGACAGGAGAACAGGTGGCCTGGAAGCACACGCAAAAATGGacagggaaaaggaggaggagagaaaacaaCCCTTCTTGTAGAAAGGACAGGGGGGAAAACATTTGataggcaggcatggccaatgggcaacaTTTATGTATGTTGTTTGCCATGGACATACACAGGATTATTTTTTTGCAGGTGCGGTAGAGAAAACAAATACTctagggctgttgttgttgtttagtcctttagtcgtgttcgactcttcgtgaccccatggaccagagcacgccaggcattcctgtcttccactgcttcccgcagtttggtcaaacttatgttcatagcttcgagaacactgcccaaccacctcatcctctgttgtctccttctccttgtgccctccaatcTTGCCCAacttcccagggagtcttctcttctcatgaggctgccatatttcaaaaagtgaaaatccgaacTTCTCCAAATtaagttttgggtttgtttgtttttgcaacatctcaattttttttgaagtttttgagcaattttaaaggaaaatcaaaatcaacacttccaaaaataaaaataatatccacacttccaacatgggttgccatgaTTTTCGGTGGTTTTTGGAAATTCAACCCGGATGCTATTTCTGACGGACAAATCCTGGATATATTGCATCCCTAAAATACTCCAAATAAGCAAACACACATAAATGAAAGGTAGGAGCAGGCAAGCTTCTCTCGAAACAAAAGAGAGGGATACCGCCCGCACCTTTTGCTTTGCATCTCTGGTTCTACAACTGCTAAACATGTACAGTGCACTTGCTTTTCAAAGTGAAAGCTGGGAACCTGGGGCTTATGCTTCATCCAGAGGTggggtaactcccccccccccatttgtatgCCTATGTTGTGTACATTAAACacagagtagggttgccatacatccagattttcccgtaCATAGTCAGAATACGGCAGCTGGAAACAGTGTCCGGGTAGAAACCAGTTCAATATCTGGGAAAATCTCTAAGgtgctttattttgtttcaactatgacAGACCAACatgcctacctacctgtaacacccTGAGAATGTTTGATATATTAttgcgtttttaatattctgttgggagccgcccagagtggcttgggcaacccagccagatgggtggggtattaataataataataattattattattagtcttgaGCAGCAAAGCCAAAATAAAGGCACTGTATCAAGGCAGTGTGGTAAAGCCCCACATTTTTGGCCATGGAGAACATTTCAGCTCTGGGTTTTGGTTTATGTTTTTCCATCCAAATGTTCACCTCTTGTTTTATAGAAAACTATTGACTGAGAGTCATGAGAAACGATGCTATTTGTTAACCCATGACATTAATACAGAAGAAAAAGGGTAAAGCATGAACGGGAAATGGGGGCGCAAGTTCTTTGTGCCAAAGGGAGTTTCCAACAGGTTCAgtagtctactctgaatatgcgGACTCCATTCGTTCTTCCATCCAAAGGTAGAGTTGTGCCTGCCTCTTTCTTCAGTGTCTGCctctcttccaccttctcctcggCTTAATCCCCGTCTACGCCCTCCTCCATCTCTTCCTGAGCTTCGTTGCTCATTGTGACCAAGACAGGACCAGGTGTTGTAGGTCCTCCATCGCTGGAAGATCCCTCATCCTCTTCGTCCTCCACGGGGTAGAAGTGCCGAGCCGCTGACAGGAATTCATCTCCCACATCAAGGAGAAGCAGCCTGTCCTAGGGAAGGAAGGGTGACAAAAATAAAGGGATCTAAGACACCTAAGAAgtagaaaatttaaaaatgatgACCACACCAAGCCAGCAGTAAATATTGGATTCAATTGCATTTTACCTCACAGTAATTGTGAGGTAAAATAATGGAAGAGAGAGTGGCAATCCTTGGGTCACCGGAGAGGTCAGGGATCCCCCAAATCTTTAAGCAAACAAAAATACTGATTTTTGCCAACTGCCTCTACCCCACTTTTAAAAGTCAGGGGATGTGAGGGAAACACATATAAAATAAACCGAACAAATGGTCCCTGTTTGGGGCAGGGGCCAAAACACTTCAAGGAGCCCCTGTTACGAGGGAGATTCCCAGGTTCTTAGTAGCACAGGCCTAGTACTGAATGGGTAGGGTTGGAGTATGTAATTAACTACCAAGACACAAGTATCTGGTAATAAAATGTAATATTAGATTTATTAAGGGAAGTCTGAGTCTAAAAGCATTCAAAAGGAGATAAAGTGATTTATTGTTGTTCCGCTCTGTTTTCTGGCCTAGGAGACATCCACCCTTTGTTGTAGAAAAATAGTTCCCATTAAACTATTTGGCCttctttaaagaagaagaagaagaaacaacaacaacaacaacaggagctgGCACACCCTTAatttaattaccgtatttttccgtctataagacacccccatgtataagacgccccctattttgggggactcggattttaaaaaatggggggagatgaccacatacccagaggtctcagggcggttcacaaaacaaaatcaaaatataaaaccacaaaaatataatcaaaattaaaacaacctaataatccccccccccccgaatgaaaTCAACCAAAGGCCAATGAAATCAACCAAAGTCCTGTTCCAGACAAAGGAAAATATTCAACTGAGATCTTTCTCCCTCAAAGTGAGAGAACTGACTAACCAAGCAAACGCCACGTATTTTTAGCCATTAACAAGGCTACCTGCAGAAGGGGGAGAATTTCAAAAGGATTGCTTTGTCCTGAAAGCATGACCCTCTATGTCGAACAAAAGACTTGGCATCACACTCCCAACACTAGGAGGGGAAACATCTCCACTTAACTTGGAGGACAAAGGAAAAAATATTTGGGAGAGGGTGGCAAGGTGTTAAAGGATTTGTAAGGCCAATCAGCACATTAGAAGGAGTCGATTCACAGAGGCTTCATGACATTGGAAGCAGTTATTTGAAAACCACAATCAGGCTACCTGGAGGAGCTTGCTTTCCACTCCTACCTTCATGGTAGCTGCTTCCATGCCACGGTGGGTCAGGCCCACAGCTTCTGTCCCTGCGGTGATGTACTGCACAGACAAGCACATGCCCCAACAGAAGTTTCTACCGAATCCTCCCTCTACTCACAATGACAAAGAGGTATCTCTCGGGTGGACCACCACGATGCCGGCCAAAAATGGTTGTCTGCTCAGCCAGGGCAGTGTGGATCCTGCGGGCCTCTTGAGGATTGTGAAGGGATTCATATGAGGTGCTGGATGTGACAGTGAGGAGCCCATCTGCTTCAGCTTTGAATCCTACATTGGGAAGAGATCAtttatgccaggcttcctcaacctcagccctccagacgtttttggcctacaactcccatgacccctagctagcaggaccagtggtcagggatgatgggaattgtagtctcaaaacatctggagggctgaggttgaggaagcctgatttatgcCCAAATCCACTCCAAACACcaactcaataaataataaacaagagCAGCCCTGTTGGATAGGAACGGAAtccagtatcctgctctcacagtggccaaggatAGGTAAATAATAGTCTTCACCCCTCCAAAGTCAACAGGGAGAAGGCTCTAGTAGTTCTTAGTAGTGGAACACTTGAGAGAAATGAAAACGAGTAAGGATAACAGCTCTCTTAACACTCTCCACTTTGGTCGGTGGTGGAAATCTCCCAAGGACACCATACCCAAGACTTCCAGGATTTGCTTCCATCGGTCCTTCATCTTCCGACGGATCTGCCGGTGAGCGATGATGTCAAAGCTCAAGCGTCGGTAGTCCTTTGTCAGGATACAGGAGACCATCAAAAGAATGAACCACTAAGCTACGCTTTTCAGCAAAACGCCCACCATCATGCAAACTATGTGTGGAGAAAGGCCTATATATTACAGGGGTCTTTAAAGGGCTGCTTTGTGTGTGCACCTACATGTGCATTAACACACTGCACCCCACTGAGGCCCCTATTGCTGAAGATCATGCCACCCAGGCAGATTGCTCCTACGATGCATCACTTTTCTTGCTCCCATCCATGGATGCA
The window above is part of the Zootoca vivipara chromosome 13, rZooViv1.1, whole genome shotgun sequence genome. Proteins encoded here:
- the LOC118094471 gene encoding melanoregulin; translation: MNFWYKVCCCCCHIEEDLEKNPLVVGDTLQYFNKLQKRRELEAVNLWNEPMDKTHVERDDDHKLHMLLEKRSKTRRGSEDYRRLSFDIIAHRQIRRKMKDRWKQILEVLGFKAEADGLLTVTSSTSYESLHNPQEARRIHTALAEQTTIFGRHRGGPPERYLFVIDRLLLLDVGDEFLSAARHFYPVEDEEDEGSSSDGGPTTPGPVLVTMSNEAQEEMEEGVDGD